One Fusarium musae strain F31 chromosome 6, whole genome shotgun sequence DNA segment encodes these proteins:
- a CDS encoding hypothetical protein (EggNog:ENOG41~CAZy:GH125), which produces MYYLLPLLASIVAVSSDCPNYEQFARQRHEPFSSGRYAYPFQRPGKDCRTYSVPAVEKVIYDEMDQAIGDPDLYRLFLNTWPNTLDTTVKWQGTSADNPDEELAFITTGDINALWLRDSANQLQSYKSILSSSRGSPSDENDIASLFRGAINLQARYITKSPFCNAFHPPPEAKLRRVKRSLQPRDTVSPKYDPDFVFECKYELDSLAAFLQLSWDYYDETEDGEFFGKFGWVEAVKAILRVAKHMQEGTYDEQGRVQKPAYTWLRNADSASETVSNHGHGAPVKGHIGLVRSFFRPSDDACIYQYFIPANMMFSRYLTACAKIMRPLDNEVAKEMEALAFDIEVGINKQAIIQHPIFGEMYAYEIDGFGSYSLMDDANIPSLLSIPHLGYKPASQHIYDNTRAFVLSSYNPYYARGPILNATGGPHLGPGMAWPMGLIVQLLTTEDDEEIVDGIRQLMNSTSGLGLIHETVNSHNEKHWTRSWFSWANGLFGQMIMDLYKRKPTLIARSYQGVDDK; this is translated from the exons ATGTACTATCTACTCCCTCTTCTGGCCAGCATCGTAGCCGTATCTTCCGATTGCCCCAACTACGAACAGTTCGCCCGCCAACGACACGAGCCTTTCTCGTCAGGGCGCTATGCGTATCCTTTTCAGCGTCCAGGCAAGGATTGCCGCACATATTCAGTGCCTGCGGTTGAGAAGGTGATTTACGACGAGATGGATCAAGCGATTGGTGATCCAGATCTGTATCGTTTGTTTCTGAACACATGGCCTAATACACTCGACACAACCGTGAAATGGCAAGGCACTTCAGCTGATAACCCTGATGAAGAG CTGGCCTTTATCACCACAGGCGATATAAACGCACTTTGGCTAAGGGACAGCGCAAATCAGCTCCAGTCATACAAGTCAATCCTTTCCTCCAGCAGAGGCTCCCCGTCCGACGAGAACGACATCGCCTCTCTCTTCCGCGGAGCCATAAACCTACAAGCCCGATACATAACCAAATCTCCCTTCTGCAATGCCTTCCATCCTCCACCTGAAGCCAAACTCCGCCGTGTGAAGCGATCTCTCCAACCTCGAGACACCGTTAGTCCGAAATATGACCCCGATTTCGTCTTCGAGTGCAAATATGAGCTTGATTCTCTTGCAGCCTTTCTTCAGTTATCATGGGACTACTACGACGAAACTGAGGATGGCGAATTCTTTGGCAAGTTCGGATGGGttgaagctgtcaaggcaATCTTGAGGGTCGCAAAGCACATGCAAGAAGGCACATACGACGAGCAGGGCAGAGTGCAGAAGCCTGCATATACATGGCTGCGAAATGCTGACAGTGCCTCAGAGACTGTGTCCAACCATGGTCATGGCGCACCTGTCAAGGGTCATATTGGCCTCGTGCGCAGTTTCTTTCGACCATCCGACGACGCATGCATCTATCAGTACTTCATCCCTGCCAATATGATGTTTTCACGCTACCTCACCGCATGCGCAAAGATAATGAGACCTTTGGATAACGAGGTTgccaaggagatggaggcgCTGGCTTTTGATATCGAAGTTGGGATTAACAAACAAGCTATTATTCAGCACCCTATTTTCGGAGAGATGTATGCTTATGAGATCGATGGCTTCGGATCATATAGTCTCATGGACGACGCCAATATCCCTTCCCTCTTGAGTATTCCGCACTTGGGTTATAAACCAGCCTCGCAGCACATATACGACAACACTCGCGCTTTTGTGCTAAGCTCGTATAACCCGTACTACGCCCGCGGACCTATTTTGAATGCTACAGGTGGCCCTCATCTTGGTCCAGGCATGGCGTGGCCTATGGGGCTTATTGTCCAGCTTTTGACgactgaagatgacgaggaaaTCGTGGATGGTATTCGACAGTTGATGAACTCAACAAGCGGGCTCGGTCTCATTCACGAGACCGTTAATAGTCACAACGAGAAGCATTGGACAAGGTCGTG GTTCTCGTGGGCCAATGGCTTATTTGGACAAATGATCATGGACTTGTATAAACGGAAACCCACATTAATAGCCAGGAGCTACCAGGGTGTTGATGATAAATGA
- a CDS encoding hypothetical protein (BUSCO:EOG092619EA), which translates to MPAPRPVSRCLQRSSRVLSRPQVRPARSNLSIATISATSSITRRTSTAVWPGARVPMASRAFSTTSRLRDDDEDFDPASVERESDEVDVCIVGAGPAGLSAAIRLKQLANEAGNEDFRVLVLEKAGDLGAHILSGAVIQPTSINELIPDWLDENNPNRFEHATPAGTDRMRFLTKNSAIPIPAPPQMTNHGNYIVSLNQFVKWLGERAEEIGVEVYPGFAASEVVYASDGSVKGVATNDLGVGRDGKPKETFERGMEFHARVTMFGEGCHGSLSKQVINKFDLRRDSQHQTYGLGVKEVWEIDPAKFEKGLVVHSMGYPLPKDVYGGSFMYHFGENLVQIGLVVSLDYSNPWMSPYQEFQKLKRHPLFRDVLEGGKCISYGARALIEGGFQSIPKVAFPGGALIGDSAGFVNVPKVKGTHNAMKSGMLAAEAAWTAISEKTDEGTVFLYDYENKLRDSPIWKELKEVRNMRPSFHTPLGLYGGIMYSGLEAYVFKGRVPWTLRHKTPDHAATLPADKVPKIEYEKPDGKLTFDILTSVSRTGTNHEEDQPVHLQVKDWDAHTESTYPPFKGLENRFCPAGVYEYVEDESKPHGVRFQINAQNCIHCKTCDIKAPHQDINWQVPQGGEGPKYYMT; encoded by the exons ATGCCCGCCCCACGACCAGTTTCGCGATGCCTCCAGCGCAGTTCGAGAGTGCTTTCTCGCCCCCAAGTTCGCCCCGCTAGATCCAACCTCTCTATCGCCACAATCTCAGCTACATCATCTATTACAAGAAGGACATCTACGGCAGTATGGCCTGGCGCAAGGGTTCCAATGGCCTCTCGTGCCTTTAGCACTACCTCTCGACTTcgagatgatgacgaagattTCGACCCCGCGAGCGTTGAGCGAGAGTCCGACGAGGTTGATGTCTGTATTGTAGGAGCTGGTCCCGCTGGACTCAGCGCCGCTATTCGTCTCAAGCAACTTGCTAATGAAGCTGGAAACGAGGATTTTCGGGTGCTTGTCCTGGAAAAGGCTGGTGACCTCGGCGCTCACATCCTCTCTGGAGCTGTGATCCAGCCCACCTCCATCAACGAACTTATCCCTGACTGGCTCGACGAGAACAATCCCAATCGTTTCGAACATGCCACTCCTGCTGGCACCGACCGTATGCGATTCCTCACCAAGAACTCTGCTATACCCATTCCAGCGCCTCCTCAAATGACCAATCATGGAAATTACATCGTTAGCTTAAACCAATTCGTAAAATGGCTTGGAGAGCGGGCTGAGGAGATTGGAGTTGAGGTTTACCCCGGATTCGCTGCCTCTGAGGTCGTTTATGCTTCAGATGGTTCAGTTAAGGGTGTCGCCACCAACGACCTTGGAGTTGGCCGTGATGGCAAGCCCAAGGAAACGTTCGAGCGAGGCATGGAGTTCCATGCGAGAGTCACCATGTTTGGCGAAGGATGCCATGGAAGCCTGAGCAAACAGGTTATCAACAAATTCGATCTGCGCAGGGACAGCCAGCACCAGACTTACGGCCTTGGTGTCAAAGAGGTTTGGGAGATTGATCCTGCCAAGTTTGAAAAGGGTCTAGTTGTGCATTCAATGGGTTACCCGCTACCCAAAGATGTGTACGGCGGCTCTTTCATGTACCACTTTGGCGAGAACCTGGTTCAGATTGGTCTCGTCGTCTCGCTTGATTACTCGAACCCTTGGATGTCCCCTTACCAGGAGTTCCAGAAGTTGAAGCGGCACCCCTTGTTCCGTGATGTCCTCGAGGGCGGCAAGTGCATCTCGTACGGTGCTCGAGCTCTTATTGAGGGTGGTTTCCAGTCTATTCCCAAGGTCGCTTTCCCAGGCGGTGCGCTCATTGGTGACTCGGCTGGCTTTGTCAACGTTCCGAAGGTCAAGGGCACTCACAATGCCATGAAGTCAGGCATGCTTGCCGCCGAGGCAGCATGGACTGCTATTAGCGAAAAGACCGACGAAGGCACAGTATTCTTGTACGACTACGAGAACAAGTTGAGAGATTCTCCTATCTGGAAGGAACTCAAGGAGGTGCGCAACATGCGACCCTCTTTCCACACTCCTCTCGGTCTTTATGGCGGTATCATGTACTCTGGCCTCGAGGCTTATGTCTTCAAGGGTCGCGTTCCTTGGACACTTAGGCATAAGACTCCCGACCACGCTGCTACCCTTCCTGCCGATAAGGTACCCAAGATCGAGTACGAGAAGCCTGACGGCAAGCTCACGTTTGATATCTTGACGAGTGTTTCCCGAACAGGAACCAATCACGAGGAGGATCAACCGGTTCATTTACAAGTCAAGGACTGGGACGCTCACACTGAGTCAACATACCCTCCTTTCAAGGGTCTGGAGAACCGATTCTGCCCAGCTGGTGTTTACGAGTatgttgaggatgagtcAAAGCCCCACGGCGTGCGCTTCCAAATTAACGCACAGAA TTGCATCCATTGCAAAACGTGCGATATCAAGGCTCCTCACCAGGACATCAACTGGCAGGTGCCTCAAGGAGGTGAAGGTCCCAAATACTACATGACCTAA
- the PABP1 gene encoding Polyadenylate-binding protein, cytoplasmic and nuclear: MAANAAPGAVDQLANDLNNTSLNGGDAKAPAVDTGVAAAADDAAAPTPTSAAPHPQNSASLYVGELDPSVTEAMLFELFSQIGAVASIRVCRDAVTRRSLGYAYVNYNATADGEKALEELNYTLIKGRPCRIMWSQRDPALRKNGQGNVFIKNLDVAIDNKALHDTFAAFGNILSCKVAQDENGNSKGYGFVHYETDEAASQAIKHVNGMLLNEKKVYVGHHIPKKDRQSKFEEMKANFTNVYVKNIAPDVTEDDFRELFEKFGDVTSSSLARDQEGKSRGFGFVNFTTHEAASKAVDDLNGKDFHGQDLYVGRAQKKHEREEELRKSYEAARLEKANKYQGVNLYIKNLDDDVDDDKLRQMFSEFGPITSAKVMRETPTEGDEDKKEETQDDKDKENKEEAKEEANDEPKEGEEATDDKKIEKKTDKKLGKSKGFGFVCFSNPDDATKAVAEMNQRMINNKPLYVALAQRKDVRKSQLEASIQARNQLRMQQAAAAAGMPQQYMQPPVYFAPGQQPGFMPQGGRGVPFPQPGMGMPGVQGGRPGQFPGYPQQGGRGGVPQQMPPNMYGMPGQFPPQFGQPGTPQFMAAMQAQQAALGGRGAPQGGRGGPQNMPGGPPMAGGMAGFPPNNRQQGGRGGPGRNGNAPQGGRGAEGAGPNVLQQQLAAAPPAQQKQILGELIFPKIQAINGELAGKITGMLLEMDNAELVNLIEDDAALKAKVDEALAVYDEYVKAQGSEGGEPKKEEETKA; the protein is encoded by the exons ATGGCCGCCAACGCTGCTCCCGGCGCTGTTGACCAGCTCGCCAACGacctcaacaacacctcTCTCAATGGCGGTGATGCCAAGGCTCCTGCTGTCGACACCGGTGTCGCTGCCGCCGCTGacgatgctgctgctcctaCCCCCACTTCCGCTGCTCCTCACCCCCAGAACTCTGCTTCTCTTTACGTCGGCGAGCTTGACCCCTCCGTCACTGAGGCTATGCTCTTCGAGCTCTTCTCCCAGATCGGCGCCGTCGCCTCTATCCGTGTCTGCCGTGACGCTGTCACCCGCCGCTCCCTTGGTTATGCCTATGTCAACTACAATGCTACTGCTGATGGCgagaaggctcttgaggagctcaacTACACCCTGATCAAGGGTCGCCCCTGCCGCATCATGTGGTCTCAGCGTGACCCTGCTCTTCGCAAGAACGGCCAGGGCAATGTtttcatcaagaaccttgatGTCGCTATTGACAACAAGGCTCTCCACGACACCTTCGCTGCTTTTGGTAACATTCTGAGCTGCAAGGTTGCCCAGGACGAGAATGGTAACTCCAAGGGCTATGGTTTCGTTCACTACGAAACTGATGAGGCTGCCTCCCAGGCCATCAAGCACGTCAACGGCATGCTtctcaacgagaagaaggtttaTGTCGGCCACCACATCCCCAAGAAGGACCGCCAGAGCAAGttcgaggagatgaaggccaACTTCACTAACGTCTACGTCAAGAACATTGCGCCTGACGTTACTGAGGATGATTTCCGtgagctctttgagaagTTTGGTGACGtcacctcttcttccctcgcCCGTGATCAGGAGGGCAAGAGCCGAGGTTTCGGTTTTGTCAACTTCACCACTCACGAGGCTGCCTCCAAGGCTGTTGACGACCTCAACGGCAAGGATTTCCATGGCCAGGATCTGTACGTTGGCCGCGCCCAGAAGAAGCACGAACGCGAGGAGGAGCTCCGCAAGTCTTATGAGGCTGCTCGCCTGGAGAAGGCCAACAAGTACCAGGGCGTTAACCTCtacatcaagaacctcgatgacgatgttgacgatgataaGCTCCGCCAGATGTTCTCCGAGTTCGGTCCTATTACCTCCGCCAAGGTGATGCGTGAGACCCCCACGGAGGGtgatgaggacaagaaggaggagactcaggatgacaaggacaaagagaacaaggaggaggccaaggaggaggctAATGACGAACCcaaggagggagaggaggctacagatgacaagaagattgagaagaagacggacAAGAAGCTCGGTAAGAGCAAGGGCTTCGGATTCGTCTGCTTCAGCAACCCCGACGATGCTACCAAGGCTGTCGCTGAGATGAACCAGCGTATGATTAACAACAAGCCTCTGTACGTCGCTCTGGCCCAGCGCAAGGATGTTCGAAAGAGCCAGCTTGAGGCTAGCATCCAAGCTCGCAACCAACTCCGTATGCAGCaggccgccgccgccgccggtATGCCCCAGCAGTACATGCAACCCCCTGTTTACTTTGCTCCTGGCCAGCAGCCCGGCTTCATGCCTCAAGGTGGTCGTGGTGTTCCTTTCCCTCAGCCTGGCATGGGAATGCCCGGTGTTCAGGGTGGCCGTCCTGGTCAGTTCCCTGGCTACCCTCAGCAGGGTGGCCGTGGTGGTGTTCCTCAGCAGATGCCTCCCAACATGTACGGCATGCCTGGCCAGTTCCCTCCCCAGTTCGGCCAGCCTGGTACTCCCCAGTTCATGGCTGCTATGCAGGCCCAGCAAGCCGCTCTTGGTGGCCGTGGCGCTCCCCAGGGTGGTCGTGGTGGTCCCCAGAACATGCCCGGTGGTCCTCCCATGGCTGGCGGTATGGCTGGTTTCCCTCCTAACAACCGCCAGCAGGGTGGCCGAGGTGGACCTGGACGTAACGGCAATGCACCTCAAGGTGGTCGTGGTGCCGAAGGTGCCGGCCCTAATGtgctccagcagcagcttgctGCCGCTCCTCCCGCtcagcagaagcagataCTCGGTGAGCTGATCTTCCCCAAGATCCAAGCCATTAACGGTGAGCTTGCTGGCAAGATCACCGGTATGCTTCTGGAGATGGACAACGCCGAGCTTGTCAACCT TATCGAGGACGATGCCgctctcaaggccaaggtcgaCGAGGCCCTGGCTGTCTATGACGAGTACGTCAAGGCTCAGGGCAGCGAGGGCGGTgagcccaagaaggaggaagagaccaaGGCTTAA
- a CDS encoding hypothetical protein (EggNog:ENOG41), with protein sequence MDPLEGLDASLQDFDLPPSPSMPHHSAHRSEAAMTEGDLEESETVSVSGYSPPAWRRLGNGDRSSGFWRAPQDFMHQGMSTLRESSPELDDSEDDGVLERAIRTRLPRGSQSPGKGRSMSPEKADDPTIQFQLHEKTSPPRELSLHEATPDNYIRFAVRAEVQHRTEPIETAINFIRDHYKALTRTWSTTFTTIIIAFFSVSIFKSLLQPAAPRPVGDLVKVAGLARSFEPLIYYSEHAVSQVHDLQATSVAVWDLGESVRTSDMRDAPRIVADLDALSETMKTLAIEMTKFFARVDGDIDGILNVMDWAKMHLNRLKSSPSPSTISSAYDNIHNLLSEAHVLEDASGSPTALGRLTSHIFGLSNPQREQRMVQLLFTEFLSVLEDSIQAELQHSVTLFALFEAVDHHFLNLARTVVRESSAQEELHADMLSSLWTRLLGTRAAELRKFEQNRLLLRDVREKTVRNKGILVEHNGKLLTLKASLETLRSKLVSPLVRGVNSTTLTLEDQIRGLSDVSDYLGDVRKQQKGKVMETLFGSVPSKKYAIEDRPGTVVVNPL encoded by the exons ATGGATCCCCTCGAAGGTCTAGACGCCAGCTTACAGGACTTCGATCTCCCACCAAGTCCATCAATGCCCCATCACTCAGCTCACCGCAGCGAAGCAGCAATGACAGAGGGGGATCTCGAGGAGTCGGAGACCGTCTCCGTAAGTGGGTATTCGCCACCGGCGTGGCGAAGGCTGGGAAACGGAGACCGGAGTAGTGGCTTCTGGAGAGCTCCTCAGGACTTTATGCACCAAGGGATGAGCACGCTCAGAGAGAGCTCTCCTGAACTGGATGATAGTGAGGACGATGGCGTCCTAGAGAGAGCCATTCGGACGAGGCTGCCCAGAGGGAGCCAGAGTCCAGGCAAGGGCAGGAGTATGAGCCCTGAGAAAGCGGATGATCCCACAATTCAGTTTCAGCTACACGAGAAGACAAGTCCACCAAGAGAGCTGAGCTTGCACGAAGCGACACCAGATAACT ACATCCGCTTTGCCGTCCGTGCCGAAGTTCAGCATCGCACTGAACCCATTGAGACAGCCATCAACTTCATTCGTGATCACTACAAAGCTCTTACTAGGACATGGTCAACCACtttcaccaccatcatcattgccttcttctctgtctctATCTTCAAGTCTCTCTTACAGCCCGCTGCCCCACGCCCAGTCGGCGATCTTGTGAAAGTTGCAGGATTGGCTCGCTCATTCGAACCCCTCATCTATTACTCTGAGCATGCTGTCTCTCAAGTACATGATCTACAGGCGACCAGTGTTGCTGTCTGGGATCTTGGTGAGAGTGTGCGTACAAGCGATATGCGCGATGCTCCTAGAATCGTGGCAGACCTAGATGCTCTCAGCGAGACTATGAAGACGTTGGCCATAGAAATGACCAAATTCTTTGCTAGAGTCGATGGTGATATTGATGG CATCCTCAACGTCATGGATTGGGCCAAAATGCACCTCAACCGCCTCAAATCATCCCCTTCCCCTTCAACTATCTCCTCAGCCTACGACAACATTCACAATCTTCTCTCTGAAGCACATGTCCTTGAGGATGCCTCCGGCTCTCCTACCGCCCTTGGTCGCTTGACCAGCCACATATTTGGCCTCTCAAATCCGCAAAGGGAGCAACGCATGGTGCAGCTCCTCTTCACCGAATTTCTTTCTGTCCTTGAAGACTCCATCCAAGCTGAGCTACAACATAGCGTCACCCTATTCGCCCTTTTCGAGGCTGTGGATCATCACTTTCTAAATCTTGCCCGCACCGTTGTTCGCGAATCGTCTGCCCAGGAAGAACTTCATGCCGATATGCTTTCGAGCCTCTGGACGCGGCTTCTTGGTACAAGAGCGGCTGAATTACGTAAATTTGAACAGAATCGTCTGCTATTACGTGACGTCCGGGAAAAGACAGTGCGCAATAAAGGCATTCTTGTTGAACACAACGGCAAACTTTTGACTTTGAAAGCGTCCCTAGAAACTCTTCGCAGCAAACTCGTCTCGCCTCTTGTTCGCGGCGTCAACTCTACAACACTCACATTGGAGGATCAAATTCGTGGTCTCAGCGATGTGAGCGATTACCTAGGTGATGTCAGGAAACAGCAAAAGGGCAAAGTCATGGAGACTCTGTTTGGTAGCGTACCTAGCAAAAAGTATGCAATCGAGGACAGGCCTGGCACTGTTGTCGTGAATCCCCTCTAA
- a CDS encoding hypothetical protein (EggNog:ENOG41) has translation MFSTFTGNSRRPRNVNLSGTTGNPFTNTSWSPSAVSNTTKTVSNAQAEREKRQADREKLKAASKIQRIWRGYKTRAELKESQRNTFDALYKSEPRQNPSERLPKASGLLLSFFSLRRDDDIQRAICYAHDTDSVDLEAIAPSNVSLSRVGCLIQLLLQALDRAIPIGDLSGDTHILFKLVLRIITKYPDFLIPVIDSYYTVVAKLCQFQKLSEQWQDITLQAISRPLEAPSHEGTSQVYRAYAFSFLTKNNLYFFEENISTLSSAVRLSNLSKAIATGLSSRSSEKQSEDAQLWLLAHFIDLSRFNTNNSSGSGVLEALYAQLSGLSSTISVRLSAKSTDSDENISEEPLMPSLDPYITAKLMSLVDSNGISQTLHEFSTNLAGSSWQEYQSTSLLAGYILTLLRCFPANSDDIRMRLFLEEIPTISGDVPTVKFLWHIMSETAVFEKLRTESEAPLNVLRRYLGVKSETSNSLEEEQDWRIALLFLELYIFILRLSDDEDFFSGIDPRIMEQNQSISRIRSCSLSLEDVKMLTIFLKNTAFTLHYRAQDLSKSAESLEAASRYRFDTYFGSGQSTAMIPEEPSSPTKSPTRLDIDSLRNIVTTAMKMLYERDSRKQFLPTDHWLMTSKLDQSDFVSAVIAEEKRQIDEDSDASDEGSEYGDGPGIYSTIVGQRLSRHARLEKLKAQQIRSQRERKLAEMKPKLEILKHMPFAVPFETRVQIFRHFIQLDRLQRGEGSQPFFAGPFAKHHAQISRESLFDDAYKQFYEIGDDLKGPIQITFVDQFGAAEAGIDGGGVTKEFLISVATEAFSAEGGRGMFTSNEKGLLYPDPTALDVIREELRHAGMTEADSTFRDMISDLLRRYEFLGRIIGKCMYEGILVDLVFAGFFLLKWTSTGPNDENTYKGSVNDLRDMDEDLYRGMLRLKNHPGDVSEMGVDFTIEDQVSDPKDSVKTVTRKLIANGDQIHVTNDNRLLYISYVARHRLVVQPAPQTSAFLRGLRSIIRPSWLSMFNQSELQRLVGGDSSEIDVEDLRKHTIYGGLYQIGDDGEEHDTIKLFWKVMHSFTDDQRRAVLKYVSSTPRAPLLGFSQLKPLFSIRDGGTDEERLPSTSTCVNLLKLPRYTTEATLREKLLYAIQSGAGFDLS, from the exons ATGTTCTCGACATTCACGGGCAACTCGAGACGCCCTCGAAATGTCAACCTTAGCGGCACCACCGGGAATCCCTTCACCAATACTTCGTGGTCACCATCTGCTGTCTCGAATACAACAAAGACCGTTTCAAATGCACAGGCCGAGCGTGAGAAACGACAAGCTGATCGGGAAAAGCTAAAGGCGGCCAGCAAGATACAGAGAATATGGAGAGGTTATAAAACAagagctgagctgaaggaGTCTCAGAGAAACACCTTTGATGCTCTGTACAAATCAGAGCCTCGTCAGAATCCTTCTGAGAGGCTTCCTAAAGCATCCGGGCTGCTTCTGTCTTTCTTCAGCCTGCGACGAGATGACGACATACAGCGAGCTATTTGTTATGCACATGATACCGATTCTGTGGACCTCGAAGCAATTGCTCCCTCGAATGTTTCTCTGTCACGAGTAGGATGCCTTATTCAACTGCTTTTACAGGCCTTGGACAGGGCTATACCAATAGG AGATCTTTCTGGCGATACCCatattctttttaagctCGTTCTTCGCATCATTACGAAGTACCCCGATTTTCTCATTCCCGTAATCGACAGTTACTATACAGTAGTCGCCAAGCTATGTCAATTTCAGAAGCTCAGTGAGCAGTGGCAGGATATCACGCTTCAAGCGATTTCTAGGCCGCTTGAGGCACCATCTCATGAAG GGACATCACAAGTCTATCGTGCATAcgccttctctttcttgaccaagaaTAATCTGTACTTCTTTGAAGAGAATATTTCCACGCTATCCAGCGCAGTCAGACTTTCAAATCTTTCAAAGGCGATAGCCACAGGGTTGTCCTCTCGATCGAGCGAGAAACAGTCTGAGGATGCTCAACTCTGGCTGCTCGCCCACTTCATCGATTTGAGTCGCTTTAACACCAACAATAGCAGCGGCTCGGGTGTTTTGGAAGCACTTTACGCTCAATTATCGGGCCTGTCTTCTACCATCAGTGTCCGGTTGTCGGCAAAGTCGACAGATAGCGACGAGAATATCTCTGAAGAACCTCTGATGCCATCACTAGATCCTTATATTACTGCTAAACTCATGTCTCTAGTGGACAGCAATGGCATTTCGCAAACGTTACACGAATTCTCAACCAACCTGGCAGGATCCTCTTGGCAAGAATATCAGAGCACAAGCCTTTTAGCTGGGTATATCTTGACCCTACTCCGATGCTTCCCTGCAAATAGCGACGACATACGCATGCGCCTCTTTCTTGAGGAAATTCCTACGATCTCGGGTGATGTACCAACGGTAAAGTTTCTCTGGCACATTATGAGCGAAACAGCGGTCTTCGAGAAGTTGAGGACTGAGTCAGAGGCCCCTCTCAACGTCCTCCGCAGGTATTTAGGTGTTAAATCAGAGACTTCGAACTCCCTAGAAGAGGAGCAGGATTGGCGGATCGCCCTCTTGTTCCTTGAGCTGTACATATTCATTCTGCGTTTgagcgatgacgaggatttTTTCAGTGGTATTGACCCACGGATCATGGAGCAAAACCAGTCAATATCCCGCATTCGATCCTGCAGCCTGTCTTTGGAGGACGTCAAAATGCTGACGATCTTTCTGAAGAATACTGCATTTACTCTTCACTACAGAGCCCAAGACCTCTCCAAATCTGCTGAGAGTCTCGAGGCAGCCTCCAGATATCGTTTTGACACCTATTTTGGTTCTGGACAATCTACAGCAATGATACCGGAGGAACCTTCATCCCCCACAAAGAGTCCGACGAGGCTTGATATCGACAGCCTACGAAACATTGTTACAACAGCTATGAAAATGCTGTATGAAAGAGATTCGAGGAAGCAATTCTTACCCACAGACCATTGGCTTATGACCTCAAAACTCGACCAGTCAGACTTTGTCAGTGCCGTTATTGCAGAGGAAAAGCGCCAGATCGATGAAGACTCTGATGCCAGCGATGAGGGCAGTGAGTATGGGGATGGTCCAGGTATTTACTCAACCATTGTTGGCCAGCGACTGTCACGGCACGCGAGGCTCGAGAAACTCAAGGCTCAGCAGATTCGAAGTCAAAGAGAGCGCAAGTTAGCAGAGATGAAGCCCAAGCTGGAGATCCTAAAACACATGCCGTTTGCAGTCCCTTTCGAAACTCGCGTTCAAATCTTTCGCCACTTTATCCAATTAGATCGACTGCAACGAGGGGAGGGCAGCCAGCCATTTTTTGCCGGTCCGTTTGCGAAGCATCATGCACAGATTTCACGTGAGAGTCTCTTTGACGATGCATATAAGCAATTCTATGAGATAGGGGACGATCTCAAGGGGCCTATCCAGATCACATTTGTTGATCAGTTCGGTGCCGCCGAGGCCGGTATTGATGGAGGAGGTGTTACCAAAGAGTTCCTTATCAGCGTAGCGACAGAAGCGTTCAGTGCTGAAGGTGGTAGAGGCATGTTCACCTCGAACGAAAAGGGACTTCTGTACCCTGATCCCACAGCTCTCGACGTCATTCGGGAGGAATTGCGCCATGCCGGAATGACAGAAGCCGACAGCACATTCCGAGATATGATATCAGATTTACTCAGGCGGTATGAATTTCTCGGCAGGATCATAGGCAAGTGCATGTATGAGGGCATTCTCGTTGACCTGGTTTTTGCTGGCTTTTTTCTCCTCAAGTGGACATCGACAGGGCCCAACGATGAGaatacttataaaggcagcGTGAACGATCTTCGAGACATGGATGAGGATCTCTACAGAGGCATGCTGCGACTCAAGAATCACCCTGGGGATGTTTCTGAAATGGGGGTCGACTTCACGATTGAGGACCAGGTTTCAGACCCTAAAGATTCAGTGAAGACTGTCACCAGAAAGCTCATAGCCAATGGCGATCAGATCCACGTTACGAACGACAACCGCCTCTTGTACATTTCGTATGTCGCTCGGCATCGTTTAGTTGTTCAGCCAGCACCACAGACCTCGGCCTTCTTGCGTGGTTTGAGGTCTATTATCCGCCCTTCGTGGCTGTCTATGTTTAATCAGTCGGAGCTGCAGCGTCTTGTCGGCGGCGACTCATCCGAGATCGATGTCGAAGATCTCCGGAAGCATACCATCTATGGCGGCTTATACCAAATTGGCGATGACGGTGAAGAGCATGACACAATCAAGTTGTTCTGGAAAGTCATGCATAGCTTCACAGATGATCAACGCCGTGCCGTTCTCAAATATGTCAGCTCAACACCCCGGGCCCCTTTGTTGGGCTTCTCACAACTGAAACCATTGTTCAGCATTCGGGATGGCGGAACAGACGAGGAGAGACTTCCGAGTACTAGCACATGTGTTAACCTACTCAAACTTCCAAGATATACAACAGAGGCGACACTTCGCGAGAAGTTGCTTTATGCTATACAGTCAGGGGCGGGTTTCGACCTCAGCTAA